One window from the genome of Spirosoma rhododendri encodes:
- a CDS encoding GSCFA domain-containing protein: MQFHTELTPDSLPCQLDLNSRIVTLGSCFADVMGQRLLDAKLMVLNNPFGTIFNPVSISKLVTMALSGTAPAESGYLERDGIWFHYDFHSSLWAHSRDELETKLVRTLQQTGDALRRADCLLLTLGSAVVYRHKATGEVVANCHKMPGQLFEKYLYQIDHLRDSLTTLVRLLSRANPALRIVVTVSPVRHTRDTLPLNQVSKSMLRVLAHELTSWRDTVHYFPAYELMMDDLRDYRFYDADLIHPNAQAHDYIFGKFAESAFTPELRAFVAEWQRVRQALDHRPLHGGTTTADRQFLTQLVARLEKLAERVDTSAELSDVRSRLLRIQAGYQNELNTLTT, encoded by the coding sequence ATGCAGTTTCACACCGAACTTACACCCGATTCATTGCCTTGCCAGCTTGATCTGAACAGCCGGATTGTTACGCTCGGCTCCTGCTTTGCCGATGTAATGGGTCAGCGATTACTCGACGCTAAACTGATGGTGTTGAACAACCCGTTTGGTACAATCTTCAACCCGGTATCGATCAGCAAGCTGGTTACGATGGCCCTGAGCGGTACGGCACCTGCTGAGAGCGGCTATCTGGAACGCGACGGGATCTGGTTTCACTATGATTTTCACTCGTCGCTCTGGGCGCACAGCCGTGATGAGCTGGAAACGAAGCTTGTACGGACACTGCAACAGACCGGAGATGCGCTCCGTAGGGCCGATTGCCTGTTGCTTACACTGGGGTCGGCGGTGGTGTATCGGCACAAGGCAACGGGCGAGGTAGTAGCCAATTGTCACAAGATGCCGGGGCAGTTATTCGAGAAATACCTGTACCAGATCGACCACCTGCGCGACTCGCTGACTACGCTGGTCAGACTATTGAGCCGGGCAAACCCGGCGCTGCGAATTGTGGTGACGGTTAGCCCAGTGCGGCACACGCGCGACACGCTGCCGCTCAATCAGGTTAGTAAGTCGATGCTGCGGGTGCTGGCTCATGAACTGACTAGCTGGCGAGACACCGTCCATTACTTTCCCGCCTACGAACTGATGATGGACGACCTGCGGGACTACCGTTTCTACGACGCCGATCTGATTCACCCTAATGCGCAGGCGCATGACTATATTTTTGGAAAGTTTGCGGAGAGCGCCTTTACTCCCGAACTTCGTGCGTTCGTCGCCGAGTGGCAACGTGTCCGGCAGGCACTCGACCATCGGCCACTGCATGGCGGCACAACCACCGCCGACCGGCAATTCCTGACTCAGCTGGTAGCCCGACTGGAAAAACTGGCTGAGCGCGTCGATACGTCGGCGGAACTGAGTGACGTACGCAGCCGTTTGCTGCGTATACAGGCAGGTTATCAAAACGAATTGAACACGCTGACTACCTGA